Genomic DNA from Streptomyces sp. GS7:
GGACCGGATGCCGGCGGCCGACCGCTCGATCCTGCGGCTCGGCGCCTACGAACTGCTCTGGGTGGACGGCACGCCGGACGCGGTGGCGATCGACGAGGCCGTGCAGCTCGCCAAGGAGTTCTCCACGGACGACTCCCCGGCCTTCGTCAACGGCCTGCTGGGCCGTCTCAAGGAGCTGAAGCCGGGACTGCGGCGCGAGACGCGCTAGCGGCCGGCTGAGCCTCACGACGGGCCCGGAGCGATGAAACCATCGCTCCGGGCCCGTCGCATGCCCGTACGGCGCCGTTCACGCCGTCCGCGCCGGCTGCTGCCCCGCAGACGACGACCGCCGCCCCGGGAGAACCCGGAGCGGCGGTACGTTTCTGCGTGTGAAGCGTGGGGCAGAGGTGGTCAGATCTCCTCGTGCTGCACGGCGCGGCGCGCGTCCGCGTCGAGCACACCCCAGCTGATCAGCTGCTCGGTGAGCACCGAGGGCGACTGGTCGTAGATCACCGCGAGGGTGCGGAGATCGTCCTGTCTGATCGAGAGGACCTTGCCGTTGTAGTCGCCGCGCTGGCTCTGGATGGTGGCGGCGTAGCGCTGGAGCGGGCCGGCCTTCTCCTGCGGGACATGGGCGAGGCGCTCCAGGTCCAGCACCAGCTTCGGCGGCGGCTCGGCAGCGCCGCCGGGCGTCGTGCCCGGGAGCAGCTCCTGCACCGGGACGCCGTAGAAGTCCGCCAGCTCGGCGAGGCGCTGCACGGTCACGGCACGGTCGCCGCGCTCGTAGGACCCCACCACCACGGCCTTCCAGCGGCCCTGGGACTTCTCCTCGACGCCGTGGAGAGAGAGGCCCTGCTGGGTACGGATGGCGCGGAGCTTGGCCCCGAGCTGTTTGGCGTATTCGCTGGACATAAAGCTCCCCAGACGGCTATATGGACATGCGGCTCCGCCGCGTGGCTGGTAACTCACTGTGAGGTTACGCAGCGTAATCTGACTTCGTCAAGCCGAATGGGGCAGACCATCACCCGTCAGGGGGGTGCGCCGCCCCTGACGGGCCTCCTGATAGCCTGAACAACGTAATTCCGACGTCCTTTAAAGTCCGTCCCGTGAGGCGGAGAAGGAGGTCCGTTTCGTATGGACGCAAGAAGTTCCGACACGAGTGTTCAGCTTCCCGCGCGGCCGGTGCTCGAAGGCCCGGACATCGCGCGGATGCTCACCCGCATCGCCCACGAGATCGTCGAGCGCGCCAAGGGCGCGGACGACGTGGTGCTGCTGGGGATCCCCACCCGCGGCGTCTTCCTCGCCCGGCGGCTGGCCGCCAAGCTTGAGGAGATCACCGGCCGCGCCATCCCGGTGGGCTCGCTCGACATCACGATGTACCGCGACGATCTGCGGCTGGGCCCGGCCCGCGCGCTGGCCCGTACGGACATCCCCGCCGACGGCATCGAGGGCCGGGTCGTCCTCCTCGTCGACGACGTGCTCTTCTCCGGGCGCACCATCCGCGCCGCGCTCGACGCACTGGGCGACATCGGGCGCCCGCGCGCCGTCCAGCTCGCGGTGCTGGTCGACCGAGGCCACCGCGAACTGCCGATCCGTGCCGACTACGTAGGCAAGAACCTCCCCACGTCGCTGCGGGAGACGGTCAAGGTCCAGCTCACCGAGGAGGACGGCCGGGACGCCGTGCTGCTCGGCCTGCGCTCCGCTTCGCTCCGCCTCGGCTCTTCGACCGAGTCCTCGGAAGCCGAGCACAACACCCCGGCCGGCGAGCGCTAGCGCACCGCGTACGGACCCGGTGACCCCGGGCCCGCACCCGTGCCCGCTCCACGGACATTCCCGTACACCTCCCTCACCACCGGAGAAAACCGGATGAAGCGCCACCTCATCTCGGCCGCCGATCTCACGCGGGACGACGCCGTGCTGATCCTCGACACCGCCGAGGAAATGGCCCGGGTCGTCGACCGGCCGATCAAGAAACTGCCCACCCTGCGCGGACGGACGGTCTGCAACCTCTTCTTCGAGGACTCGACCCGGACCCGGATCTCGTTCGAGGCCGCCGAGAAGCGGCTGTCCGCGGACGTCATCAACTTCGCCGCCAAGGGGTCCAGCGTCTCCAAGGGCGAGTCCCTCAAGGACACCGCCCAGACCCTGGAGGCGATGGGCGTCGACGCCGTGGTCATCCGCCACAGCGCCTCCGGCGCCCCCTACCGGCTCGCCACCTCCGGCTGGATCGACGCCCCCGTCATCAACGCCGGCGACGGCACCCACCAGCACCCCACCCAGGCGCTGCTCGACGCCTTCACCATGCGCCGCCGGCTCATCGGCCCGGACGCCGGGCTCGGCCAGGACCTCGGCGGCAAGCGCGTCACCATCGTCGGCGATGTGCTGCACAGCCGCGTCGCGCGCTCCAACGTCGACCTGCTGCACACCCTCGGCGCCGAGGTCACCCTCGTCGCACCTCCCACCCTGGTGCCGGTCGGCGTCGAGACCTGGCCGTGCGAGGTGTCGTACGACCTCGACAGCGTGCTGCCGAAGTCCGACGCCGTGATGATGCTGCGGGTGCAGCGCGAGCGCATGAACGCCGCGTTCTTCCCGACCGAGCGCGAGTACGCGCGCCGCTACGGCCTGGACGGCGACCGGATGGCGCGGATGCCCGGGAGCGCCATCGTGATGCACCCCGGCCCGATGGTCCGCGGCATGGAGATCACCGCCGAGGTCGCCGACTCCGACCGCTGCACGGTCGTCGAGCAGGTGGCCAACGGCGTGTCCATCCGCATGGCCGTCCTGTACCTGCTGCTGGGCGGCAACGAGCCCGCCGTCACGAACCCCCGTACCGAGGAGAAGTAAGAGACATGAGCAAGATTCTGATCCGCGGTGCGAAGGTGCTCGGCGGCGAGCCGCAGGACGTCGTGATCACGGACGGGACCATCACGGCGGTCGGTACCGATCTGACCGTCTCCAGCGCCGAGGGCGCCCAGGTCATCGAGGCCGCCGGCAAGATCCTGCTGCCGGGCCTCGTCGACCTGCACACCCATCTGCGCGAGCCCGGCCGGGAGGACTCCGAGACCGTGCTGACCGGCACGCGGGCCGCCGCCTCCGGCGGCTACACGGCCGTGTTCGCCATGGCCAACACCTTCCCCGTCGCCGACACCGCCGGCGTCGTCGAGCAGGTCTACCGGCTCGGCAAGGAGCACGGCTACTGCGACGTGCAGCCCATCGGCGCCGTCACCGTCGGCCTGGAGGGCAGGAAGCTCGCCGAGCTGGGCGCCATGCACGAGTCCGCGGCCGGTGTCACCGTCTTCTCCGACGACGGCAAGTGCGTCGACGACGCCGTGATCATGCGCCGTGCCCTGGAGTACGTGAAGGCGTTCGGCGGGGTCGTCGCGCAGCACGCCCAGGAGCCGCGGCTGACCGAGGGCGCCCAGATGAACGAGGGCGTCGTCTCGGCCGAGCTGGGGCTGGGCGGCTGGCCCGCGGTCGCCGAGGAGTCGATCATCGCCCGCGATGTGCTGCTCGCCGAGCACGTCGGGTCCCGGGTGCACATCTGCCACCTGTCGACCGCCGGCAGCGTCGAGATCGTGCGCTGGGCCAAGTCCCGCGGCATCGACGTGACGGCCGAGGTCACCCCGCACCACCTGCTGCTCACCGACGAGATGGTGCGCACCTACAACCCCGTCTACAAGGTCAACCCGCCGCTGCGCACCGAGCGCGACGTCATGGCGCTGCGCGAGGCCCTCGCCGACGGCACCATCGACATCGTCGCCACCGACCACGCCCCGCACCCCCACGAGGACAAGGACTGCGAGTGGGCCGCGGCCGCCATGGGCATGGTGGGCCTGGAGACCGCGCTGTCCGTCGTCCAGCAGACGATGGTGGAGACCGGCCTGCTCACCTGGGCGGACGTCGCGGACCGGATGTCCTTCGCACCGGCCCGGATCGGCCGCGCCGCCGGCCACGGCCGCCCCATCTCGGCAGGCGAGCCCGCCAACCTCACGCTGGTCGATTCCGCTTACCGTGGAGAGGTGGACCCCGCGGGCTTCGCCTCCCGCAGCCGCAACACCCCCTACGAGGGCCGTGAGCTGCCGGGGCGCGTCACCCACACCTTCCTGCGGGGCCGCGCAACGGTCGTCGACGGGAAGCTGGCGTGACTCCTCCACTCATCCATCTGGCCGCAGCGCCGCACTCCGCCCCGGTCACCGACTGGGCCGCGCGGATCGCCTGGGTCGTCGGGCTCCTGGTCTTCGTCGCCTTCGTCTACTGGCTGATGCGCCAGGGCTGGAAGTGGCGCGGCACCCTCCAGGGCGATCTGCCCGAGCTGCCCACGGCGCCCGACGACGCGGGCGAGCCTCGGCTGGCCCTCAGCGGCCGCTACCACGGCTCGACCACCGCCGGGCAGTGGCTCGACCGGATCGTCGCCCGCGGCCTGGGCACCCGCAGCCGCGTCGAGCTGACCCTGACCGACCGGGGTCTGGGCGTCGTACGGCCGGGGGCCGAGGACTTCTTCGTCCCGACCGCCGCCCTGCGCGGCGCCCGCCTGGACAAGGGCATCGCCGGCAAGGTCCTGACCGAAGGCGGCCTGCTGGTCGTCACGTGGGAGCACGGCGACAAGCAGATCGACTCCGGCTTCCGCTCCGACCGGGCCGGCGAGCACCCGGCCTGGGTCGAGGCCATCAACCAGCTCAGCAGCAGCCAGCACACCACCGAGCACACCGAAACGGAAGGCGCACGATGACGACCTCCACCAAGGGGACCGCCAAAATCCCCGCCGTACTCGTCCTGGAGGACGGCCGCACGTTCCGCGGCCGTGCCTACGGGGCCGTGGGGGAGACCTTCGGCGAGGCGGTGTTCTCCACCGGCATGACCGGCTATCAGGAGACGCTGACCGACCCCTCGTACCACCGCCAGGTCGTCATCATGACCGCCCCCCACGTCGGCAACACCGGGGTGAACGACGAGGATCCGGAGTCCGCGCGGATCTGGGTCTCCGGCTACGTCGTCCGCGACCCCGCCCGCGTGCCGTCCAACTGGCGCTCCCGGCGCTCCCTCGACGAGGAGCTGCGCCACCAGGGCGTCGTCGGCATCAGCGGTATCGACACCCGTGCGCTCACCCGCCATCTGCGCGAGCGCGGCGCGATGCGGGTCGGCATCTTCTCCGGCAACGCGCTGCCCGACGCGGGCACGATGCTCGCCGAGGTGCGCCAGGCCCCCGAGATGCAGGGCGCGGACCTCTCCGCCCAGGTCGCCACCAAGGAGCCGTACGTCGTCCCGGCGATCGGTGCGAAGAAGTTCACCGTCGCCGCCGTCGACCTCGGCATCAAGGGCATGACCCCGCACCGGATGGCCGAGCGCGGCATCGAGGTGCACGTCCTGCCGGCCACCGCCACCGCCGAGGACGTCTACGCGGTCGACCCCGACGGCGTGTTCTTCTCCAACGGGCCGGGCGACCCGGCCACCGCCGACCACCCGGTCTCCGTGATGCGCGAGGTGCTCTCCCGCAGGACCCCGCTGTTCGGCATCTGCTTCGGCAACCAGATCCTGGGCCGGGCGCTGGGCTTCGGCACGTACAAGCTCAAGTACGGGCACCGCGGCATCAACCAGCCCGTCCAGGACCGTACGACGGGCAAGGTCGAGGTGACCGCGCACAACCACGGGTTCGCCGTGGACGCGCCGCTCGACAAGGTCTCCGACACCCCCTTCGGCCGCGCCGAGGTCTCCCACGTCTGCCTCAACGACAACGTGGTGGAGGGGCTCCAGCTCCTCGACCAGCCGGCCTTCAGCGTCCAGTACCACCCCGAAGCAGCCGCGGGTCCGCACGACGCCGCGTACCTCTTCGACCGCTTCGTTTCCCTGATGGAGGGCCAGCGTGCCTAAGCGCACCGATATCCAGTCCGTCCTGGTCATCGGCTCCGGCCCGATCGTCATCGGCCAGGCCGCCGAATTCGACTACTCCGGAACCCAGGCATGCCGGGTCCTCAAGTCCGAGGGCCTGCGCGTCATCCTGGTGAACTCCAACCCGGCCACGATCATGACCGACCCGGAGATCGCCGACGCGACGTACGTCGAGCCGATCACCCCGGACTTCGTCGAGAAGATCATCGCCAAGGAGCGCCCGGACGCCCTGCTGCCCACCCTGGGCGGCCAGACGGCGCTCAACACCGCCATCTCGCTGCACGAGGCCGGCACCCTCGACAAGTACGGCGTCGAGCTGATCGGCGCCAACGTCGAGGCGATCCACAAGGGCGAGGACCGCGACCTGTTCAAGGACGTCGTCGCCGCGGTCAACGCCAAGATCGGCCACGGCGAGTCCGCCCGCTCGGTCATCTGCCACTCCATGGACGACGTCCTCAAGGGCGTCGACGAGCTCGGCGGTTACCCGGTCGTCGTCCGCCCCTCGTTCACCATGGGCGGTGCCGGCTCCGGCTTCGCGCACGACGAGGAGGAGCTGCGCCGGATCGCCGGCCAGGGCCTGACGCTCTCGCCGACCACCGAGGTGCTCCTGGAGGAGTCCATCCTCGGCTGGAAGGAGTACGAGCTGGAGCTGATGCGCGACAAGCACGACAACGTCGTGGTCGTCTGCTCCATCGAGAACTTCGACCCCATGGGCGTGCACACCGGCGACTCGATCACCGTCGCGCCGGCGATGACGCTCACCGACCGCGAGTACCAGATCCTGCGCGACATCGGCATCGCGGTGATCCGCGAGGTCGGCGTGGACACCGGCGGCTGCAACATCCAGTTCGCGGTCAACCCCGAGGACGGCCGGGTCATCGTCATCGAGATGAACCCCCGGGTCTCCCGCTCCTCCGCGCTGGCTTCCAAGGCCACCGGCTTCCCGATCGCGAAGATCGCCGCCCGGCTCGCCGTCGGCTACACCCTCGACGAGATCCCCAACGACATCACCGAGCAGACCCCGGCCTCCTTCGAGCCGACCCTCGACTACGTCGTCGTGAAGGTCCCGCGGTTCGCCTTCGAGAAGTTCCCGGCCGCCGACGCCACCCTCACCACGACCATGAAGTCGGTCGGCGAGGCGATGGCCATCGGCCGCAACTTCACCGAGGCGCTCCAGAAGGCGCTGCGCTCGCTGGAGAAGAAGGGCAGCCAGTTCGCTTTCACCGGCGCGCCCGGTGACAAGGCGGAGCTGCTGGAGCTGGCCCAGGTCCCGACCGACGGCCGGATCAACACCGTGATGCAGGCGATCCGGGCCGGCGCCACCCCGCAGGAGGTCTTCGACGCCACGAAGATCGACCCGTGGTTCGTCGACCAGCTCTTCCTCGTCAAGGAGATCGCCGACGAGATCGCCGCGGTCGACAAGCTCGGCCCGGACATCCTTGCGGACGCAAAGCGCCACGGCTTCTCCGACGCCCAGATCGCGGACATCCGCGGCCTGCGCGAGGACGTCGTCCGCGAGGTCCGCCACGCCCTCGGCGTCCGGCCCGTCTACAAGACGGTCGACACCTGCGCGGCCGAGTTCGCGGCGAAGACCCCGTACTTCTACTCGTCCTACGACGAGGAGACCGAGGTCGCCCCGCGCGAGAAGCCGGCCGTGATCATCCTCGGCTCCGGTCCCAACCGCATCGGCCAGGGCATCGAGTTCGACTACTCCTGCGTCCACGCCTCCTTCGCGCTCAGCGACGCCGGCTACGAGACCGTGATGGTCAACTGCAACCCGGAGACCGTCTCCACCGACTACGACACCTCCGACCGGCTCTACTTCGAGCCGCTCACCCTGGAGGACGTCCTGGAGATCGTGCACGCCGAGACCCAGGCCGGCCCGGTCGCCGGCGTCGTCGTCCAGCTCGGCGGGCAGACCCCGCTGGGCCTGGCACAGGCGCTCAAGGACAACGGCGTCCCGATCGTCGGCACCTCGCCGGAGGCCATCGACCTGGCCGAGGAGCGCGGCGCGTTCGGCCGGGTGCTGACCGAGGCCGGGCTGCCGGCCCCCAAGTACGGCACCGCCTTCTCCTTCGCCGAGGCCAAGACGATCGCCGCCGAGATCGGCTTCCCGGTCATGGTCCGGCCCTCGTACGTGCTCGGCGGCCGGGGCATGGAGATCGTCTACGACGAGCCGTCGCTGGCCGAGTACCTGGAGCGGCACGCCGGCCTGATCGACCGGCACCCGGTCCTCATCGACCGGTTCCTCGACGACGCCATCGAGATCGACGTCGACGCGCTCTACGACGGCCACGAGCTCTACCTCGGCGGCGTCATGGAGCACATCGAGGAGGCCGGCATCCACTCCGGCGACTCCGCCTGCGCGCTGCCCCCGATCACCCTCGGCGGCTTCGACATCAAGCGGCTGCGGGCCTCAACGGAGGCCATCGCCAAGGGAGTCGGGGTCCGCGGGCTGATCAACATCCAGTTCGCGATGGCCGGCGACATCCTCTACGTCCTCGAAGCCAACCCGCGCGCCTCGCGCACCGTCCCCTTCACCTCGAAGGCCACCGCGGTGCCGCTGGCCAAGGCCGCCGCCCGGATCTCGCTGGGCGCCACCATCGCCGAGCTGCGCGCCGAGGGCATGCTGCCCAGGACCGGCGACGGCGGCACCCTGCCGCTGGACGCGCCGATCTCCGTCAAGGAAGCCGTCATGCCCTGGTCGCGGTTCCGCGACATCCACGGCCGCGGCGTGGACACCGTCCTCGGCCCGGAGATGCGCTCCACCGGCGAGGTCATGGGCATCGACTCGGTCTTCGGGACCGCGTACGCCAAGTCGCAGTCCGGCGCCTACGGGGCGCTGCCCACCAAGGGCCGCGCGTTCGTCTCCGTCGCCAACCGCGACAAGCGCTCGATGATCTTCCCGGCCCGTGAGCTGGTCGCCCACGGCTTCGAGCTGCTGGCCACCTCCGGCACCGCCGAGGTGCTGCGCCGCAACGGCATCAAGGCCACCGTGGTGCGCAAGCAGTCCGAGGGCGAGGGTCCCAACGGCGAGAAGACCATCGTCCAGCTGATCCACGACGGGGAGGTCGACCTGATCGTCAACACCCCCTACGGGACGGGCGGCCGGCTCGACGGCTACGACATCCGCACCGCGTCCGTCGCCCGCGGCATCCCCTGCCTGACAACGGTCCAGGCGCTGGCCGCGGCCGTACAGGGCATCGAGGCGATGTCCCGCGGCGACGTCGGGGTGCGCTCCCTCCAGGAGCACGCGCGACATCTGACCGCGGCCCGCGAGGAGTAGGCCCGGGAGGGGGACACCACGGCGGTGTCCCCCTCTTCATGAGCCCACCCGAAACCACCCGCGGAAGGCCCGCCCCACCATGTACCGCCTGTTCTTCCAGCTGTTCTTCCAGCGCATGGACCCCGAGAAGGCCCACCACCTGGCCTTCGGCTGGATCCGCCTGGCCGCCCGTGTACCCGTGCTGCGCACCTTCGTCGCGGCCGCCCTCGCCCCCCGTTACAAGGAGCTGCGTACCGAGGCCCTGGGCCGCCGGATGCACGGCCCCTTCGGCCTGGCCGCCGGCTTCGACAAGAACGCCGTGGCCATCGACGGGATGACCATGCTCGGCTTCGACCACGTCGAGATCGGCACCGTCACCGCCCAGCCGCAGCCCGGCAATCCGAAGAAGCGGCTGTTCCGGCTGGTGCCGGACCGCGCCCTGATCAACCGGATGGGCTTCAACAACGAGGGCTCGGCGGCCGTCGCGGCCCGCCTGGCCGCCCGGAACCCGGTGTTCCGGACCACCGTCGGCGTCAACATCGGCAAGACCAAGGTCGTCCCGGAAGCCGAGGCGACCGCCGACTACGTCACCTCCACCGAGCGGCTGGCCCGGTACGCCGACTACCTCGTCGTCAACGTCTCCTCCCCGAACACGCCCGGACTGCGCAACCTCCAGGCCGTCGACCACCTGCGCCCGCTGCTGACCGCGGTCCGCGAGGCCGCCGACCGCACGGTCACCGGCCGCCGGGTCCCGCTCCTGGTGAAGATTGCCCCGGACCTGGCCGACGCGGACATCGACGCGGTCGCCGACCTCGCCGTCGAGCTGGGCCTGGACGGCATCATCGCCACCAACACCACCATCGCCCGCGAGGGCCTGGGGCTGACCTCCGACCCGAAGCTGATCGCCGAGACCGGCGGCCTCTCCGGCGCCCCCGTCAAGGAGCGCTCCCTGGAGGTGCTGCGCCGCCTGTACGCCCGGGTCGGCGACCGGATCACCCTCATCGGGGTCGGCGGCATCGAGACCGCCGAGGACGCGTGGCAGCGGATCCTCGCCGGTGCCACCCTCGTCCAGGGCTACAGCGCCTTCATCTACGAGGGCCCGTTCTGGTGCCGCGCGATCCACAAGGGTCTGGCCGCGCGCCTGCGCAACAGCCCGTACGCCACCCTCGCCGACGCGGTCGGCGCCGAGCACAAGAAGGTGACCTCATGACGGCCCGCCCCGAGCCCTTCGGCGCCCGCCTCCGCCGCGCCATGGACGAGCGCGGCCCGCTCTGCGTCGGCATCGACCCGCACGCCTCGCTGCTGGCCGACTGGGGCCTGAACGACGATGTCGCGGGCCTGGCCCGCTTCACCCGCACCGTCGTGGAGGCGCTGGGCGAGCAGGTCGCCGTCTTCAAGCCGCAGTCCGCGTTCTTCGAGCGCTTCGGCTCGCGCGGCGTCGCCGTCCTGGAGACCGCGGTCGAGGAGGCGCGCGAGCGCGGCGCGCTGATCCTCATGGACGCCAAGCGCGGCGACATCGGCTCCACGATGAGCGCCTACGCCGAGGCGTTCCTGCGCACGGACTCGCCGCTGTTCTCGGACGCGCTGACCGTCTCCCCGTACCTGGGCTACGGCTCGCTGCGGCCGGCCGTCGAGCTGGCGCGGGAGAGCGGCGCCGGGCTGTTCGTGCTCGGACTCACCTCGAACCCGGAGGGCGCGGAGGTGCAGCGGGCGGTGCGCGAGGACGGCCGCACCGTCGCCGCCACGATGCTCGGCCACCTCGCCGCGGACAACGCCGGGCAGGCTCCTCTGGGGTCGTTCGGCGCGGTCGTCGGGGCCACCCTCGGCGATCTCTCCTCGTTCGATCTGGCGATCAACGGGCCGCTGCTGGCCCCCGGCATCGGAGCGCAGGGCGCCACCCCCGCCGACCTGCCCACCGTCTTCGGCGACACGGTCCGCAACGTGGTGCCGAGTGTCAGCCGGGGGGTGCTGCGGCACGGTCCGGACACCGCGGCGCTGCGCGCGGCGGCGGCCCGTTTCGCCGACGAAGTGCGGACAGCGGTCGGATAAGGCGGTCATTTGGTCCCGAAATGTCCTGGTCAGCAGAGTCTGACCAGGACTTTTCGTCTGTTCTCGCTGACTCCGGCGCGATCGGCCGCTAGTCTCCGTCGAGAGCACTGCACGTAAGCGCGTTGCTCGTTGCTCCGCTCATGCGGGGCGACTAGGTTCCACACCGGTCCGTATCCGACAGTTCGA
This window encodes:
- the bldD gene encoding transcriptional regulator BldD, which gives rise to MSSEYAKQLGAKLRAIRTQQGLSLHGVEEKSQGRWKAVVVGSYERGDRAVTVQRLAELADFYGVPVQELLPGTTPGGAAEPPPKLVLDLERLAHVPQEKAGPLQRYAATIQSQRGDYNGKVLSIRQDDLRTLAVIYDQSPSVLTEQLISWGVLDADARRAVQHEEI
- the pyrR gene encoding bifunctional pyr operon transcriptional regulator/uracil phosphoribosyltransferase PyrR; translation: MDARSSDTSVQLPARPVLEGPDIARMLTRIAHEIVERAKGADDVVLLGIPTRGVFLARRLAAKLEEITGRAIPVGSLDITMYRDDLRLGPARALARTDIPADGIEGRVVLLVDDVLFSGRTIRAALDALGDIGRPRAVQLAVLVDRGHRELPIRADYVGKNLPTSLRETVKVQLTEEDGRDAVLLGLRSASLRLGSSTESSEAEHNTPAGER
- a CDS encoding aspartate carbamoyltransferase catalytic subunit: MKRHLISAADLTRDDAVLILDTAEEMARVVDRPIKKLPTLRGRTVCNLFFEDSTRTRISFEAAEKRLSADVINFAAKGSSVSKGESLKDTAQTLEAMGVDAVVIRHSASGAPYRLATSGWIDAPVINAGDGTHQHPTQALLDAFTMRRRLIGPDAGLGQDLGGKRVTIVGDVLHSRVARSNVDLLHTLGAEVTLVAPPTLVPVGVETWPCEVSYDLDSVLPKSDAVMMLRVQRERMNAAFFPTEREYARRYGLDGDRMARMPGSAIVMHPGPMVRGMEITAEVADSDRCTVVEQVANGVSIRMAVLYLLLGGNEPAVTNPRTEEK
- a CDS encoding dihydroorotase, which encodes MSKILIRGAKVLGGEPQDVVITDGTITAVGTDLTVSSAEGAQVIEAAGKILLPGLVDLHTHLREPGREDSETVLTGTRAAASGGYTAVFAMANTFPVADTAGVVEQVYRLGKEHGYCDVQPIGAVTVGLEGRKLAELGAMHESAAGVTVFSDDGKCVDDAVIMRRALEYVKAFGGVVAQHAQEPRLTEGAQMNEGVVSAELGLGGWPAVAEESIIARDVLLAEHVGSRVHICHLSTAGSVEIVRWAKSRGIDVTAEVTPHHLLLTDEMVRTYNPVYKVNPPLRTERDVMALREALADGTIDIVATDHAPHPHEDKDCEWAAAAMGMVGLETALSVVQQTMVETGLLTWADVADRMSFAPARIGRAAGHGRPISAGEPANLTLVDSAYRGEVDPAGFASRSRNTPYEGRELPGRVTHTFLRGRATVVDGKLA
- a CDS encoding PH-like domain-containing protein, which produces MTPPLIHLAAAPHSAPVTDWAARIAWVVGLLVFVAFVYWLMRQGWKWRGTLQGDLPELPTAPDDAGEPRLALSGRYHGSTTAGQWLDRIVARGLGTRSRVELTLTDRGLGVVRPGAEDFFVPTAALRGARLDKGIAGKVLTEGGLLVVTWEHGDKQIDSGFRSDRAGEHPAWVEAINQLSSSQHTTEHTETEGAR
- the carA gene encoding glutamine-hydrolyzing carbamoyl-phosphate synthase small subunit; the protein is MTTSTKGTAKIPAVLVLEDGRTFRGRAYGAVGETFGEAVFSTGMTGYQETLTDPSYHRQVVIMTAPHVGNTGVNDEDPESARIWVSGYVVRDPARVPSNWRSRRSLDEELRHQGVVGISGIDTRALTRHLRERGAMRVGIFSGNALPDAGTMLAEVRQAPEMQGADLSAQVATKEPYVVPAIGAKKFTVAAVDLGIKGMTPHRMAERGIEVHVLPATATAEDVYAVDPDGVFFSNGPGDPATADHPVSVMREVLSRRTPLFGICFGNQILGRALGFGTYKLKYGHRGINQPVQDRTTGKVEVTAHNHGFAVDAPLDKVSDTPFGRAEVSHVCLNDNVVEGLQLLDQPAFSVQYHPEAAAGPHDAAYLFDRFVSLMEGQRA
- the carB gene encoding carbamoyl-phosphate synthase large subunit; this translates as MPKRTDIQSVLVIGSGPIVIGQAAEFDYSGTQACRVLKSEGLRVILVNSNPATIMTDPEIADATYVEPITPDFVEKIIAKERPDALLPTLGGQTALNTAISLHEAGTLDKYGVELIGANVEAIHKGEDRDLFKDVVAAVNAKIGHGESARSVICHSMDDVLKGVDELGGYPVVVRPSFTMGGAGSGFAHDEEELRRIAGQGLTLSPTTEVLLEESILGWKEYELELMRDKHDNVVVVCSIENFDPMGVHTGDSITVAPAMTLTDREYQILRDIGIAVIREVGVDTGGCNIQFAVNPEDGRVIVIEMNPRVSRSSALASKATGFPIAKIAARLAVGYTLDEIPNDITEQTPASFEPTLDYVVVKVPRFAFEKFPAADATLTTTMKSVGEAMAIGRNFTEALQKALRSLEKKGSQFAFTGAPGDKAELLELAQVPTDGRINTVMQAIRAGATPQEVFDATKIDPWFVDQLFLVKEIADEIAAVDKLGPDILADAKRHGFSDAQIADIRGLREDVVREVRHALGVRPVYKTVDTCAAEFAAKTPYFYSSYDEETEVAPREKPAVIILGSGPNRIGQGIEFDYSCVHASFALSDAGYETVMVNCNPETVSTDYDTSDRLYFEPLTLEDVLEIVHAETQAGPVAGVVVQLGGQTPLGLAQALKDNGVPIVGTSPEAIDLAEERGAFGRVLTEAGLPAPKYGTAFSFAEAKTIAAEIGFPVMVRPSYVLGGRGMEIVYDEPSLAEYLERHAGLIDRHPVLIDRFLDDAIEIDVDALYDGHELYLGGVMEHIEEAGIHSGDSACALPPITLGGFDIKRLRASTEAIAKGVGVRGLINIQFAMAGDILYVLEANPRASRTVPFTSKATAVPLAKAAARISLGATIAELRAEGMLPRTGDGGTLPLDAPISVKEAVMPWSRFRDIHGRGVDTVLGPEMRSTGEVMGIDSVFGTAYAKSQSGAYGALPTKGRAFVSVANRDKRSMIFPARELVAHGFELLATSGTAEVLRRNGIKATVVRKQSEGEGPNGEKTIVQLIHDGEVDLIVNTPYGTGGRLDGYDIRTASVARGIPCLTTVQALAAAVQGIEAMSRGDVGVRSLQEHARHLTAAREE
- a CDS encoding quinone-dependent dihydroorotate dehydrogenase translates to MYRLFFQLFFQRMDPEKAHHLAFGWIRLAARVPVLRTFVAAALAPRYKELRTEALGRRMHGPFGLAAGFDKNAVAIDGMTMLGFDHVEIGTVTAQPQPGNPKKRLFRLVPDRALINRMGFNNEGSAAVAARLAARNPVFRTTVGVNIGKTKVVPEAEATADYVTSTERLARYADYLVVNVSSPNTPGLRNLQAVDHLRPLLTAVREAADRTVTGRRVPLLVKIAPDLADADIDAVADLAVELGLDGIIATNTTIAREGLGLTSDPKLIAETGGLSGAPVKERSLEVLRRLYARVGDRITLIGVGGIETAEDAWQRILAGATLVQGYSAFIYEGPFWCRAIHKGLAARLRNSPYATLADAVGAEHKKVTS
- the pyrF gene encoding orotidine-5'-phosphate decarboxylase — encoded protein: MTARPEPFGARLRRAMDERGPLCVGIDPHASLLADWGLNDDVAGLARFTRTVVEALGEQVAVFKPQSAFFERFGSRGVAVLETAVEEARERGALILMDAKRGDIGSTMSAYAEAFLRTDSPLFSDALTVSPYLGYGSLRPAVELARESGAGLFVLGLTSNPEGAEVQRAVREDGRTVAATMLGHLAADNAGQAPLGSFGAVVGATLGDLSSFDLAINGPLLAPGIGAQGATPADLPTVFGDTVRNVVPSVSRGVLRHGPDTAALRAAAARFADEVRTAVG